The genomic interval TATGTAATTGTAAGTGAAGATGAGCGTATGATAGTAATTTAATAGCAGTATCTCATAAATACATATGTTGTTAATAATAAACTAAATAATCTAATAAGCATACGCGAATATATGGCACCATGTAACCCATAAAAGTATATAAAAATAAATGAAGATACTATTGTAAAAATATTGCAAATATATTCAATTATAATTATATAACGGCTTTTTTCTTTTATCAAATAATTTGAGGAGAGAATGTTTAAGTATGCAATAAAACTTAAGTGATATAGTATACTTAACCATAGATATTTATAATACTTTGGATAAAAAATTTTGAAAATAAATGGTGCAGTTAATACATATATTGCGATTAAAAATACCAATACTATAAAAAATTTCCAAAAATATGTTTTTAAATCCTTTTTTGATATATTGGATGACACCATTTTTGGAAGTATCATTGGATTTAATAATTTCATAAATATTTTGAATTGATCCGGAATTAATGTAACAATTTTAAATATGGCTAAATCTGAAAATCCTAAAAAGTAGCTAATAATCAATTCATCTACTTTTCCAGCGAATCCCCCAAATGCTCTGGAGTAACTAATTTTTTTTCCGAATTCAATGTCATTTTTATCTACACCATAGTTTTCTATAAATTTTTTGACATAAAATATACTAAAATAACAATTAACTAAAATTTGAATTAATATGGATGTTATTGCTATCCAAAATGCACTTTTTGTAAATAAAACCATCATAATTATTAAAATTGTTGAAATAATGTTAAAAAATGAAGATAGTTTAACTAATATATCAAATCTCTTTTTACCATTAAAAAAATTTGGATAAAATCCTGAGATGGAATAAAAAGGAAATAAAGAAGACAATATTAAAAATATCAAACATAAATCGAATTTTCCAAAGAAATATTCATAAATAGAAAAACATAATAAAAACAAACTTCCCAACCAACTCCATTTAAAAACTTCTTTCAATGCTTTAAAATATGTTCCTTCATAACCTTTTGCTACTGCCTGAACAACTGCAATACCCATACCTGGTAAAGCGAAAATTCCAGCAATACCTAAAACAGCCATTATAAAACTATATTCTCCAAAAACTTCCTTTGATAAAAAATTGGCAAAAACTATGCTTAAAATAAATCCTTTTAATGTGCTAAAAAACTGACCTACACTTAGCCAAAAACCCCCCTTTATAAAATAAGGTAGATCCAATCCTGCTTTTTTTGAATATTTTTTTGCCAACAAATAAATCTTTTCTTTTAAATTTTTATAGATTTTCATTGTAATCCCTGTAAATTATTTTTTAATACTCTCAAAAATCTTTTTATATTCTTCAACTGATTTTTCCCAGTTGAAATTCTCTTTTATAAAATTTTCTGCGTTTTTACCGTAAATTCTAATTAACTCCTTATTCTCAATAAGTTTAATAATTCCTCTTTTAATTTCTTCAGGAGAATTATCCTCCAATAAAACCCCACTATATCCATTAAAAACAACTTCATTAGCCCCTTCATAAGGACTTGCAACAACTGTCTTACCACAACACATCGCTTGTAGTAGAGAACTCGATAAACCCCCTCCTCTGTATGAAGAGTGGATGTAGATATCAGATGCCTTCATAATCGCAACTGCTTCTTCAAAATCAACTCTACCTGTAAAATAAATACCATTATTTAAATAATCCATTGATAATTTTTTTAATCTCTCTGAATCTTCTCCATAACCTACAATAATCAAAACAATTTTCTCTTTTAAATTATTTGGCAAGTCGATATATGCTCTTATAATATTTTCAACGCCTTTCCACTTATACAATCTACCAACAAAACATAGTTTTGTCTTATCTTTAAATCTTTCTTTGATTTCTTTATTTTCCTCAACACCCTCAATTTTTTCAATTTCCAAACCTCTATAAATTATTGGAATTTCCCCATCATCAACAAAATTTTCCAATATAAAATCCCTAACTGCCTTTGATATTGCTATAACATAATCTGATTTTTTAAATATTAGTTTTCCAATAGTTTTGTCATAAATATAAGATAATTTATTTTTAAACTCACTTTCTAATTTAACAAATGCACTCCCATGCTCAACATGAATTAAAATTTTTTTATTAAATCTTAATTTTGCAAAAATAAATCCTAACAAAGTATTTGAGAAAAATCTCGTTCTTGTCATTACAATATCGAAATCAATTTTATATAAATTAAAAAACATCTTCCAAAATTTAATATTGAAAATATTTGGAACAGGATAATTTGGTATAATTTCAAATGCTGGATATCTATAAACTTTAACATTATTGTGCCTTATCTCAAACTCCTTATATTTTGGAATATTTGGTGCAAATATATGGATATCATACTTTTCATCTTTTGATAAATATTTGGCAAACTCATCAACATGCGTCTCTACTCCCCCAATATGCGGAACATAGTATCCAGGAAAGATAATTAGTTTTATTCTTTTCATATGTATCCCTAAAAGTTGATTGATATTTACTTAAGATCATCCTTTTTTATAATCTCAATACAATCATATAAACTTTTAGCAACAAAGTCCGCCCGTGTTTCTTCACTATCCTGTAAAATCCTTATTGTTTTACATCCAACACTTTTCCCGCAGATTATATCACTCTCACTATCCCCAATCATCCAACTTTTTTTAAAATCAATATCCCATTTTTCTTTTGCTTTTAAAAGCATGCCATTTTTTGGCTTTCTGCAGTTGCAGGTTCCATCCAAATGAGGGCAATAGAAGATATCATCAATCTCAGGCAATAATTTAAGCATATAATCATGAACAACTTTTAAATCCCCCTCTGTCATAATGCCCTTAGCAATTCCCTGCTGATTGGTTATAACTATTAACAAATAACCCATTTTTTTAAATTCAATTAACGCCTCCCTAACTTTAGGTAAGAGTTCAAACTCCTCTATTTTTTTAACATAGTCTCCAATTAATCTTTTATTAATAACTCCATCCCTATCTAAAAAAATTGCCCTATTCAATTTTATCACCAAACAATTCCTCCAAACTAACTGTTGCGGTTCCAACCTTTCCAACAACAATTGAACTTGCCTTATTTGCCAATTTAACTGCATCAACTAAATCATAACCCTTGTCTAAAGCATAACCTAAAGTAGCAATAAACGTATCTCCTGCCCCTGAAACATCGTGGACTTCCTTAACTTTTGTTGGGATGTGAACAACCTCTCCATCGAGAGTTATCAGAGTTGCTCCTTTTTCACTCCTTGTAATAACGAAGTTTGAATTAAACTCATCAACCAAATTCAAACCTATTTTTTCTAATTTATCATCTTTGTTTTCAATTTCTTCTCCAACAATTTGAGAAGCCTCCTTTAAGTTGGGTTTTATTAAATAAACATCCTTATAAAATTCTATGTTTTTTGGCTTAGGATCAATTAAAATCCTGCCTTTAAATTCTTTTTTTAATTTTTCCATGAGTTCTTTTGTAATTAAACCCTTTGCATAGTCAGAGATTATTAAAATGTTTGATTTACTGTTGAGTTTTTTAATTTTGTCTAAAATTTTATTTGAGATTTCCCCATTTATTGGATGTGCCTCTTCATAATCAACCCTAAGGAGTTGCTGATTATAACCTATCGCTACAAACCTATGCTTCACTATCGTTGGTCTCCCATCTGAAACAAAACAATAATTGATACCATTTTTTTCACATAGTTCTTCAATACATTTTCCAAATTCATCGTTGTTGAATATACTAATCAAAAATACATCATGCTTTAAAGAGGCTATATTATTTGCAACGTTTCCTGCTCCCCCTAAGGTGTATTTTTCTTCAACTACATTTAACACTGGAACAGGGGCTTCGGGATTTATTCTCTCAACCTTTCCATAGGTGTATTTATCTAACATTACCTCTCCTAAAACAATTATCATTTTCCCCCTCTTTATTTGTATTTATTTAAAACCCATTCTATTATTTTTGTTGTTGAAAAACCCTCAATTAAAGGAATTATTTTTATTTTCCCACCATAACTTTTAACAATCTCTGCCTCTGGTAAATCTTCCTCTTTATAATCACCTCCTTTCACATGAACATCTGGCTTAATGATTTTTATCAACTCTATAGGAGTTTCTTCATCAAAAGGAACTACAAAATCAACTGCTTTTAAATTATCTAAAACATAAGCTCTTGAGTATAAAGGAATTATCGGTCTTTTATTACCTTTTATCTTTTTTATTGATTCATCTGAATTTATCCCAACTATTAAAATATCCCCCAACTTCTTTGCTTTATTTAAATATTCCACATGACCCCTATGGATTATATCAAAACATCCGTTAGTAAAGACGATTTTTAGATTTTGGCTTTTTAACTCTTTAATTATGTTTTCTAATAATTCTCTATTCTCAATTATCATACTCTCCCCTATTTAAATAACAATAGTTTTCCAATAATTTCGGGAGCATACATTACCATTAAGATTTTATTTAAATCCAAACAACAATTTTATCAATTCTATAGCATTAGGATTGGTTATAATTATTGTAATTAAAATTACAATAAAAAATATTGTGAATTTTTTATCTAATTGGTTAAATTTGTTATCAACATATCTTAAAATTTTCTCTTCCATTGCTTTCATTTCTCCTTTTAAACGTTCTTCCATTGTGTTCATCTTCTCTTCTAAAATGTGGATGTCTTCCTTTGTAGCCAATTCACTTTTTAATTCATCTTTTAACTCTGTTTTTATAATTACTTTATTTTCCTCAAATCTTTTATCAATTCTCTGTTCATTCTCTTTAATGAATTCCTCAACTAATTTGTATAACTCTTCCGCTTTTTCTTTATCTTTAACATTTTTATAAATCAACTCATATAACTTAGCATAAGCAATAGCCACAATACTCACCAAAAAATTTATTGATAAATAGGGAATTTTTAAATTTTTAGAACTCTTCTGAAAGAGAGTATGTCACAAAAGCTATATCTACCAGCCCTTTTTTGATATTAATGACATTAAATTTCTTTTTCTAAAGTGATTCTTTTTTATTTCATCTAAAAGATTTTTAAATTCATCTTCATCATATTCCTTTAGAATCTCTAATAAAGAAAC from Methanotorris formicicus Mc-S-70 carries:
- a CDS encoding lipopolysaccharide biosynthesis protein; this translates as MKIYKNLKEKIYLLAKKYSKKAGLDLPYFIKGGFWLSVGQFFSTLKGFILSIVFANFLSKEVFGEYSFIMAVLGIAGIFALPGMGIAVVQAVAKGYEGTYFKALKEVFKWSWLGSLFLLCFSIYEYFFGKFDLCLIFLILSSLFPFYSISGFYPNFFNGKKRFDILVKLSSFFNIISTILIIMMVLFTKSAFWIAITSILIQILVNCYFSIFYVKKFIENYGVDKNDIEFGKKISYSRAFGGFAGKVDELIISYFLGFSDLAIFKIVTLIPDQFKIFMKLLNPMILPKMVSSNISKKDLKTYFWKFFIVLVFLIAIYVLTAPFIFKIFYPKYYKYLWLSILYHLSFIAYLNILSSNYLIKEKSRYIIIIEYICNIFTIVSSFIFIYFYGLHGAIYSRMLIRLFSLLLTTYVFMRYCY
- a CDS encoding glycosyltransferase family 4 protein, yielding MKRIKLIIFPGYYVPHIGGVETHVDEFAKYLSKDEKYDIHIFAPNIPKYKEFEIRHNNVKVYRYPAFEIIPNYPVPNIFNIKFWKMFFNLYKIDFDIVMTRTRFFSNTLLGFIFAKLRFNKKILIHVEHGSAFVKLESEFKNKLSYIYDKTIGKLIFKKSDYVIAISKAVRDFILENFVDDGEIPIIYRGLEIEKIEGVEENKEIKERFKDKTKLCFVGRLYKWKGVENIIRAYIDLPNNLKEKIVLIIVGYGEDSERLKKLSMDYLNNGIYFTGRVDFEEAVAIMKASDIYIHSSYRGGGLSSSLLQAMCCGKTVVASPYEGANEVVFNGYSGVLLEDNSPEEIKRGIIKLIENKELIRIYGKNAENFIKENFNWEKSVEEYKKIFESIKK
- a CDS encoding D-glycero-alpha-D-manno-heptose-1,7-bisphosphate 7-phosphatase, whose protein sequence is MNRAIFLDRDGVINKRLIGDYVKKIEEFELLPKVREALIEFKKMGYLLIVITNQQGIAKGIMTEGDLKVVHDYMLKLLPEIDDIFYCPHLDGTCNCRKPKNGMLLKAKEKWDIDFKKSWMIGDSESDIICGKSVGCKTIRILQDSEETRADFVAKSLYDCIEIIKKDDLK
- a CDS encoding bifunctional heptose 7-phosphate kinase/heptose 1-phosphate adenyltransferase, whose translation is MIIVLGEVMLDKYTYGKVERINPEAPVPVLNVVEEKYTLGGAGNVANNIASLKHDVFLISIFNNDEFGKCIEELCEKNGINYCFVSDGRPTIVKHRFVAIGYNQQLLRVDYEEAHPINGEISNKILDKIKKLNSKSNILIISDYAKGLITKELMEKLKKEFKGRILIDPKPKNIEFYKDVYLIKPNLKEASQIVGEEIENKDDKLEKIGLNLVDEFNSNFVITRSEKGATLITLDGEVVHIPTKVKEVHDVSGAGDTFIATLGYALDKGYDLVDAVKLANKASSIVVGKVGTATVSLEELFGDKIE
- the rfaE2 gene encoding D-glycero-beta-D-manno-heptose 1-phosphate adenylyltransferase, which codes for MIIENRELLENIIKELKSQNLKIVFTNGCFDIIHRGHVEYLNKAKKLGDILIVGINSDESIKKIKGNKRPIIPLYSRAYVLDNLKAVDFVVPFDEETPIELIKIIKPDVHVKGGDYKEEDLPEAEIVKSYGGKIKIIPLIEGFSTTKIIEWVLNKYK